The following coding sequences lie in one Arabidopsis thaliana chromosome 3, partial sequence genomic window:
- a CDS encoding S-adenosyl-L-methionine-dependent methyltransferases superfamily protein (S-adenosyl-L-methionine-dependent methyltransferases superfamily protein; FUNCTIONS IN: methyltransferase activity; INVOLVED IN: metabolic process; LOCATED IN: cellular_component unknown; EXPRESSED IN: 21 plant structures; EXPRESSED DURING: 13 growth stages; CONTAINS InterPro DOMAIN/s: Methyltransferase type 11 (InterPro:IPR013216); BEST Arabidopsis thaliana protein match is: S-adenosyl-L-methionine-dependent methyltransferases superfamily protein (TAIR:AT4G29590.1); Has 1347 Blast hits to 1347 proteins in 403 species: Archae - 26; Bacteria - 759; Metazoa - 25; Fungi - 12; Plants - 94; Viruses - 0; Other Eukaryotes - 431 (source: NCBI BLink).) — protein MDSLRFNLQQSPFQLKPRILRPRITNISNRIDETDPRPSSSAGRIQRLVLNNEGRTKLNADPDREFYSYPRFVNHVDDSFISSLTELYRNRLRPGSTVLDLMSSWVSHLPEEVKYEKVVGHGLNAQELARNPRLDYFFVKDLNEDQKFEFEDKYFDAVLCSVGVQYLQQPEKVFAEVYRVLKPGGVLIVSFSNRMFYEKAIRVWRDGTEYSRIQLVVQYFQSIEGFTQPEIIRQQPGAQISVLTRLMGFIGLASTPDPFNAVIAYKNFKPIYE, from the exons atggatTCTCTTCGATTCAACCTCCAACAATCTCCATTTCAATTGAAACCTAGAATTCTCCGACCAAGAATCACCAACATATCAAACCGAATCGATGAAACCGATCCTCGACCATCATCCTCGGCCGGTAGGATCCAAAGGTTAGTACTTAACAACGAAGGTCGGACCAAACTAAACGCCGATCCTGACCGTGAATTCTATTCATATCCACGGTTCGTGAACCACGTAGATGATAGTTTCATATCCTCCTTAACCGAACTATACAGAAACCGGTTGAGACCCGGTTCGACTGTACTTGACTTGATGAGCTCATGGGTCAGCCATCTTCCAGAAGAAGTGAAGTACGAGAAAGTAGTAGGGCATGGTCTTAACGCACAGGAGCTTGCTCGTAACCCTAGACTCGATTACTTCTTCGTCAAGGATCTTAATGAAGATCAGAAGTTCGAGTTCGAAGACAAGTATTTCGACGCtgttttgtgttctgttgGTGTACAGTATCTACAACAACCCGAAAAG GTGTTTGCAGAAGTGTATAGAGTGTTGAAACCGGGAGGAGTGTTGATAGTGAGTTTTAGCAACCGGATGTTTTATGAGAAAGCAATTAGGGTTTGGCGTGATGGAACCGAATACAGTCGGATCCAATTGGTGGTTCAGTACTTTCAGTCTATTGAAGGGTTTACTCAGCCGGAGATCATCCGGCAACAGCCTGGAGCTCAGATATCGGTTTTGACTCGGCTTATGGGTTTTATCGGTTTAGCTTCTACGCCCGATCCTTTTAATGCTGTCATTGcttataaaaatttcaaacctATTTATGAGTAA
- the SEOa gene encoding sieve element occlusion protein → MDTNPIIHHNTSDPSPYISLNLANMAQRFQLNSQTLPTADPLKRVSLIPRSAEQRLADNAGERRPLAPRSHEDNPFGGHTDDHHVAAPADHNKVMDHNSENLGSIVPKTAHYPHPSEEILDANIRHSMVPKSLGPNSLGGRFGPGKKQAFHRNGRPMFSLSDDRVMADRVLKTHSPDMIFFDVTSLLSVVNDIFKSHVPSIDSSAPKPSLVFKDYADHTSFETFADLIDQISCEIDCKCLHGGESHGMMTSGLHLDSRNTTTFSVLSLVSKYRWDAKLVLVLSALAVKYGVFLLLAETHATNQLTKSLALIKQLPSIFSRQNALHQRLDKTRILMQDMVDLTTTIIDIYQLPPNHITAAFTDHIPTAVYWIVRCVLICVSHISGASGFKQDQIMSFMEVSEIHENSERLRKINAYLLEQFKKSKMTIEEGIIEEEYQELIQTFTTIIHVDVVPPLLRLLRPIDFLYHGAGVSKRRVGINVLTQKHVLLLISDLENIEKELYILESLYTEAWQQSFEILWVPVQDFWTEADDAKFEALHMNMRWYVLGEPRKLRRAAIRFVREWWGFKNRPILVALDPKGQVMSTNAFPMVWIWQPFAHPFTTARERDLWSEQEWNLEFLIDGTDPHSLNQLVDGKYICLYGGEDMQWIKNFTSLWRNVAKAANIQLEMVYVGKRNPKNGIQPIINTIREENLSHTLPDLFQIWFFWTRVESMWESKQRMLKAHGIKGREGFKEEEKDLVLQEVVAMLGYGGEGDGWGLVSKASDMMVRAKGNLFSRGLAEFNEWEVNIPTKGFLTALNDHLLMRLPPHHCTRFMLPETAGIIPNEVECTECRRTMEKYYLYQCCLE, encoded by the exons atggATACTAACCCAATCATTCATCACAACACATCAGATCCTTCACCATATATTTCTCTCAACCTCGCCAATATGGCCCAACGCTTTCAATTGAACTCACAAACCCTCCCAACGGCCGACCCTCTCAAAAGGGTCTCCCTTATTCCAAGATCCGCCGAGCAGAGGCTGGCTGATAACGCAGGCGAGAGGCGTCCTTTAGCACCGAGATCTCACGAAGACAACCCCTTTGGGGGTCATACTGATGATCACCATGTTGCTGCTCCTGCGGACCATAATAAGGTGATGGATCATAATAGCGAGAATCTCGGTTCCATTGTCCCTAAGACTGCACATTACCCTCATCCATCTGAGGAAATCCTTGATGCTAATATCCGACATTCGATGGTTCCGAAATCATTGGGTCCCAATTCGCTCGGTGGAAGATTTGGTCCGGGAAAGAAACAAGCTTTCCATAGAAATGGCAGACCCATGTTTTCACTTTCTGATGACCGAGTCATGGCTGATAGAGTCTTGAAGACTCACAGTCCAGACATGATCTTCTTTGATGTCACATCACTTCTCTCCGTTGTTAATGACATCTTCAAGTCTCATGTCCCATCCATTGACTCCTCTGCTCCTAAG CCATCACTCGTCTTCAAGGACTACGCTGATCATACCTCCTTTGAAACTTTTGCGGATCTCATTGATCAAATCTCTTGCGAG ATCGACTGCAAGTGTCTCCATGGCGGTGAGTCTCACGGTATGATGACATCAGGGCTTCATTTGGATAGTCGCAACACGACGACGTTCTCTGTTCTGTCTTTGGTCTCCAAATACCGTTGGGATGCTAAGCTAGTCCTTGTCCTATCTGCTTTGGCCGTGAAATACGGCGTTTTTCTCCTCCTCGCGGAGACACACGCAACAAATCAGCTCACAAAATCTCTGGCTCTCATCAAACAGCTCCCTAGCATCTTCTCCCGGCAGAACGCTCTACACCAGCGTCTCGACAAGACCCGAATTCTGATGCAAGACATGGTTGATCTCACCACTACCATCATCGATATCTATCAACTCCCGCCAAACCACATCACAGCCGCGTTTACCGACCATATCCCCACTGCGGTTTACTGGATTGTTCGCTGTGTTTTGATATGTGTTTCTCACATCAGTGGCGCCAGTGGTTTCAAGCAGGA TCAAATCATGTCGTTTATGGAAGTTTCGGAGATACATGAGAATAGCGAAAGGCTTAGGAAGATCAATGCTTACTTGTTAGAACAATTCAAGAAGAGTAAAATGACCATCG AGGAAGGTATAATCGAAGAAGAGTATCAAGAACTCATCCAGACGTTCACTACTATCATTCACGTCGACGTTGTTCCTCCTCTACTTCGTCTTCTCAGACCCATTGATTTTCTTTACCACGGAGCTGGTGTTTCAAAGAGACGC GTCGGGATCAACGTGCTCACCCAAAAGCACGTTCTGCTTCTGATATCAGACCTAGAAAACATCGAAAAAGAGCTCTACATCCTGGAATCGCTCTACACAGAAGCATGGCAGCAGTCATTCGAGATTCTTTGGGTTCCAGTTCAAGATTTCTGGACAGAAGCTGACGATGCCAAGTTCGAGGCCCTTCACATGAACATGAGGTGGTACGTTCTTGGAGAGCCTCGGAAATTAAGACGAGCCGCGATAAGGTTTGTGAGGGAATGGTGGGGTTTCAAGAACAGGCCTATACTCGTTGCACTTGATCCCAAAGGTCAAGTTATGTCAACCAACGCCTTTCCTATGGTCTGGATCTGGCAACCCTTTGCTCACCCTTTTACCACCGCAAGGGAACGTGATCTATGGAGCGAACAGGAGTGGAATCTTGAGTTCTTGATTGATGGCACTGATCCTCATTCCTTAAACCAG CTTGTTGATGGAAAATACATATGTCTCTACGGAGGAGAAGATATGCAATGGATCAAAAACTTCACGAGTCTCTGGCGTAATGTAGCGAAGGCCGCAAACATTCAACTTGAGATGGTTTATGTCGGGAAAAGAAACCCTAAGAATGGAATCCAGCCGATAATCAACACAATCCGGGAGGAAAATCTCAGCCATACTTTGCCGGACTTGTTCCAGATCTGGTTTTTCTGGACCAGGGTCGAGAGCATGTGGGAATCGAAGCAGAGGATGCTGAAAGCCCACGGAATCAAGGGGAGAGAAGGGtttaaagaagaggaaaaggaCCTTGTTCTGCAAGAAGTGGTTGCTATGTTAGGTTatggaggagaaggagatggaTGGGGACTGGTGAGTAAAGCATCGGACATGATGGTTCGAGCCAAAGGGAACTTGTTTTCTAGGGGTTTGGCTGAATTTAACGAATGGGAAGTCAACATCCCCACAAAGGGTTTTCTTACAGCGCTCAATGATCATCTCTTAATGCGTCTCCCACCACATCACTGCACAAGGTTCATGCTTCCTGAGACTGCTGGAATTATACCTAATGAGGTTGAGTGCACCGAGTGCCGTAGGACTATGGAAAAGTATTACTTGTACCAATGCTGCCTTGAGTAA
- the SEOa gene encoding sieve element occlusion protein (unknown protein; BEST Arabidopsis thaliana protein match is: unknown protein (TAIR:AT3G01680.1); Has 121 Blast hits to 111 proteins in 12 species: Archae - 0; Bacteria - 0; Metazoa - 0; Fungi - 0; Plants - 121; Viruses - 0; Other Eukaryotes - 0 (source: NCBI BLink).) yields the protein MAQRFQLNSQTLPTADPLKRVSLIPRSAEQRLADNAGERRPLAPRSHEDNPFGGHTDDHHVAAPADHNKVMDHNSENLGSIVPKTAHYPHPSEEILDANIRHSMVPKSLGPNSLGGRFGPGKKQAFHRNGRPMFSLSDDRVMADRVLKTHSPDMIFFDVTSLLSVVNDIFKSHVPSIDSSAPKPSLVFKDYADHTSFETFADLIDQISCEIDCKCLHGGESHGMMTSGLHLDSRNTTTFSVLSLVSKYRWDAKLVLVLSALAVKYGVFLLLAETHATNQLTKSLALIKQLPSIFSRQNALHQRLDKTRILMQDMVDLTTTIIDIYQLPPNHITAAFTDHIPTAVYWIVRCVLICVSHISGASGFKQDQIMSFMEVSEIHENSERLRKINAYLLEQFKKSKMTIEEGIIEEEYQELIQTFTTIIHVDVVPPLLRLLRPIDFLYHGAGVSKRRVGINVLTQKHVLLLISDLENIEKELYILESLYTEAWQQSFEILWVPVQDFWTEADDAKFEALHMNMRWYVLGEPRKLRRAAIRFVREWWGFKNRPILVALDPKGQVMSTNAFPMVWIWQPFAHPFTTARERDLWSEQEWNLEFLIDGTDPHSLNQLVDGKYICLYGGEDMQWIKNFTSLWRNVAKAANIQLEMVYVGKRNPKNGIQPIINTIREENLSHTLPDLFQIWFFWTRVESMWESKQRMLKAHGIKGREGFKEEEKDLVLQEVVAMLGYGGEGDGWGLVSKASDMMVRAKGNLFSRGLAEFNEWEVNIPTKGFLTALNDHLLMRLPPHHCTRFMLPETAGIIPNEVECTECRRTMEKYYLYQCCLE from the exons ATGGCCCAACGCTTTCAATTGAACTCACAAACCCTCCCAACGGCCGACCCTCTCAAAAGGGTCTCCCTTATTCCAAGATCCGCCGAGCAGAGGCTGGCTGATAACGCAGGCGAGAGGCGTCCTTTAGCACCGAGATCTCACGAAGACAACCCCTTTGGGGGTCATACTGATGATCACCATGTTGCTGCTCCTGCGGACCATAATAAGGTGATGGATCATAATAGCGAGAATCTCGGTTCCATTGTCCCTAAGACTGCACATTACCCTCATCCATCTGAGGAAATCCTTGATGCTAATATCCGACATTCGATGGTTCCGAAATCATTGGGTCCCAATTCGCTCGGTGGAAGATTTGGTCCGGGAAAGAAACAAGCTTTCCATAGAAATGGCAGACCCATGTTTTCACTTTCTGATGACCGAGTCATGGCTGATAGAGTCTTGAAGACTCACAGTCCAGACATGATCTTCTTTGATGTCACATCACTTCTCTCCGTTGTTAATGACATCTTCAAGTCTCATGTCCCATCCATTGACTCCTCTGCTCCTAAG CCATCACTCGTCTTCAAGGACTACGCTGATCATACCTCCTTTGAAACTTTTGCGGATCTCATTGATCAAATCTCTTGCGAG ATCGACTGCAAGTGTCTCCATGGCGGTGAGTCTCACGGTATGATGACATCAGGGCTTCATTTGGATAGTCGCAACACGACGACGTTCTCTGTTCTGTCTTTGGTCTCCAAATACCGTTGGGATGCTAAGCTAGTCCTTGTCCTATCTGCTTTGGCCGTGAAATACGGCGTTTTTCTCCTCCTCGCGGAGACACACGCAACAAATCAGCTCACAAAATCTCTGGCTCTCATCAAACAGCTCCCTAGCATCTTCTCCCGGCAGAACGCTCTACACCAGCGTCTCGACAAGACCCGAATTCTGATGCAAGACATGGTTGATCTCACCACTACCATCATCGATATCTATCAACTCCCGCCAAACCACATCACAGCCGCGTTTACCGACCATATCCCCACTGCGGTTTACTGGATTGTTCGCTGTGTTTTGATATGTGTTTCTCACATCAGTGGCGCCAGTGGTTTCAAGCAGGA TCAAATCATGTCGTTTATGGAAGTTTCGGAGATACATGAGAATAGCGAAAGGCTTAGGAAGATCAATGCTTACTTGTTAGAACAATTCAAGAAGAGTAAAATGACCATCG AGGAAGGTATAATCGAAGAAGAGTATCAAGAACTCATCCAGACGTTCACTACTATCATTCACGTCGACGTTGTTCCTCCTCTACTTCGTCTTCTCAGACCCATTGATTTTCTTTACCACGGAGCTGGTGTTTCAAAGAGACGC GTCGGGATCAACGTGCTCACCCAAAAGCACGTTCTGCTTCTGATATCAGACCTAGAAAACATCGAAAAAGAGCTCTACATCCTGGAATCGCTCTACACAGAAGCATGGCAGCAGTCATTCGAGATTCTTTGGGTTCCAGTTCAAGATTTCTGGACAGAAGCTGACGATGCCAAGTTCGAGGCCCTTCACATGAACATGAGGTGGTACGTTCTTGGAGAGCCTCGGAAATTAAGACGAGCCGCGATAAGGTTTGTGAGGGAATGGTGGGGTTTCAAGAACAGGCCTATACTCGTTGCACTTGATCCCAAAGGTCAAGTTATGTCAACCAACGCCTTTCCTATGGTCTGGATCTGGCAACCCTTTGCTCACCCTTTTACCACCGCAAGGGAACGTGATCTATGGAGCGAACAGGAGTGGAATCTTGAGTTCTTGATTGATGGCACTGATCCTCATTCCTTAAACCAG CTTGTTGATGGAAAATACATATGTCTCTACGGAGGAGAAGATATGCAATGGATCAAAAACTTCACGAGTCTCTGGCGTAATGTAGCGAAGGCCGCAAACATTCAACTTGAGATGGTTTATGTCGGGAAAAGAAACCCTAAGAATGGAATCCAGCCGATAATCAACACAATCCGGGAGGAAAATCTCAGCCATACTTTGCCGGACTTGTTCCAGATCTGGTTTTTCTGGACCAGGGTCGAGAGCATGTGGGAATCGAAGCAGAGGATGCTGAAAGCCCACGGAATCAAGGGGAGAGAAGGGtttaaagaagaggaaaaggaCCTTGTTCTGCAAGAAGTGGTTGCTATGTTAGGTTatggaggagaaggagatggaTGGGGACTGGTGAGTAAAGCATCGGACATGATGGTTCGAGCCAAAGGGAACTTGTTTTCTAGGGGTTTGGCTGAATTTAACGAATGGGAAGTCAACATCCCCACAAAGGGTTTTCTTACAGCGCTCAATGATCATCTCTTAATGCGTCTCCCACCACATCACTGCACAAGGTTCATGCTTCCTGAGACTGCTGGAATTATACCTAATGAGGTTGAGTGCACCGAGTGCCGTAGGACTATGGAAAAGTATTACTTGTACCAATGCTGCCTTGAGTAA